In the genome of Raphanus sativus cultivar WK10039 chromosome 4, ASM80110v3, whole genome shotgun sequence, one region contains:
- the LOC108831855 gene encoding small polypeptide DEVIL 6 has translation MGVLKRKVSSNRGLGGVLREQRARLYIIKRCVVMLLCWQD, from the coding sequence ATGGGAGTTTTAAAGAGAAAAGTTTCAAGTAATAGAGGACTTGGTGGTGTTCTCAGAGAGCAAAGAGCTAGGCTTTACATCATCAAACGATGTGTTGTGATGCTCTTATGTTGGCAAGATTGA
- the LOC108831853 gene encoding transcription factor AIG1, whose amino-acid sequence MYAMKEEDCLQTFHNLQDYQDQFLLHLHPQNLPWSSLPSIDPTHFPSNPTRYSDPVHYFNKRASSSSSSFDNTDGFVSPPLDNHYHHQNHLRILSEALGPIMRRGPSFGFDGEIMGKMSAQEVMDAKALAASKSHSEAERRRRERINTHLAKLRSILPNTTKTDKASLLAEVIQHMKELKRQTSLITETCQVPTESDDLTVDSTYNDEEGNLVIRASFCCGDRTDLIHDVINALKSLHLRTLKAEIATVGGRVKNVLFLSRDDHEDDGFEYRNDAVEHDDEEKRYNRVSSIEEALKAVIEKCVNNNDENNDNNNLEKSSSGSIKRQRTSKMANRCYK is encoded by the exons atgtaTGCAATGAAAGAAGAAGACTGTCTTCAAACGTTTCACAACTTACAAGACTATCAAGACcagtttcttcttcatctccatcCACAAAACCTCCCCTGGTCATCTTTACCTTCTATTGACCCGACCCATTTCCCATCCAACCCGACCCGTTATTCTGACCCGGTCCACTACTTCAACAAGagagcttcttcttcctcttcttcttttgacaATACTGATGGTTTTGTTTCTCCTCCCCTGGAtaatcattatcatcatcagaaCCATCTAAGGATCTTGTCCGAAGCTCTTGGACCCATCATGCGTCGTGGCCCGTCCTTCGGCTTTGATGGTGAGATTATGGGGAAAATGAGTGCACAAGAAGTCATGGATGCTAAGGCTTTGGCTGCTTCAAAGAGTCATAGTGAAGCCGAGAGAAGAAGGCGAGAGAGAATCAACACTCATCTTGCTAAGTTGCGTAGCATTTTACCAAACACAACAAAA aCCGACAAAGCTTCGTTGCTAGCGGAAGTGATCCAACACATGAAGGAGTTAAAACGACAGACATCACTGATCACCGAGACGTGTCAAGTCCCAACAGAGTCCGATGATCTGACCGTAGATTCGACTTACAACGATGAAGAAGGAAACTTGGTGATAAGAGCTTCCTTTTGCTGCGGAGACAGGACTGACCTCATTCATGACGTCATAAATGCCTTAAAGTCTCTTCATCTTCGAACTCTCAAAGCCGAGATCGCGACCGTAGGTGGTCGAGTCAAGAACGTCCTTTTCTTGAGCCGAGATGACCATGAAGATGATGGTTTTGAATATCGTAACGATGCCGTGGAGCATGATGATGAAGAGAAGAGATATAATCGTGTGAGTTCGATAGAAGAAGCGTTAAAGGCGGTTATAGAGAAGTGTGTCAATAATAATGATGAAAATAATGATAACAATAACTTGGAGAAATCATCGTCGGGGAGTATAAAGAGGCAAAGGACTAGTAAGATGGCAAATCGATGTTACAAGTAG
- the LOC108831854 gene encoding uncharacterized protein At4g04775-like: MSSSSSSNRQSNSQRTVGIPTRCWCGANLTTYGAQTKENKFRRFYRCVVALQRKNEQHLFKWIDEAIIDEIDKVDGKCTRLYADLEDVKRSIDKRLDLQDRYIQDLTATLSDFRTSSGVNPNNDMMEASDELRPTNTQSALLNIAGAAIALLTMTWVYSKLSN; this comes from the exons ATGAGCTCCTCCAGTTCCTCCAATCGTCAATCAAACTCACAAAGAACAGTTGGGATCCCAACCCGTTGCTGGTGTGGAGCAAATCTGACCACCTACGGAGCCCAGACAAAAGAGAACAAATTCCGTAGGTTTTACCGTTGCGTTGTCGCTCTACAG CGTAAAAACGAACAACACTTGTTCAAATGGATCGACGAAGCTATCATAGACGAGATAGACAAGGTTGACGGCAAATGTACCAGACTTTATGCAGATCTCGAAGATGTCAAGCGTTCAATAGACAAGCGTCTCGATCTACAGGACAGATACATTCAAGACCTCACTGCCACTCTCAGCGACTTCCGGACTTCATCAGGAGTAAATCCAAACAACGACATGATGGAAGCCTCTGACGAACTCCGCCCTACAAATACTCAATCAGCTCTGCTCAACATTGCTGGTGCTGCAATCGCTTTACTAACCATGACATGGGTCTACTCCAAACTCAGTAACTAG
- the LOC108831852 gene encoding uncharacterized protein LOC108831852, with product MVKSKSKRKGKLKSQSSPPQNEIGGSNEVDVRLPERLFATDRFPSKRLNIYSSPDILAFIRHQLRDSPEFDTIRKSPFGKLFDLPARQCPVSCKLIHGYLSRQLLGQPDLTLWSAFGGHPTRFGLEEFGTVTGLRCGPFPVGYHLSTVQKKEDAKGKTWKKLFGNKKNVTIASLCRQLERDGRSVGIPKMSGWKKLRLALIIIVDGVLIAHKQVPQPTPRYVRMLEHLPSFFQFPWGRESFLKTILCMKPPKFDPIKCPDPVKKLVRKLKQRTFRLQGFPLSLQLVAFRAIPQLLSYIHAEDDQLTIMDLQEGHLPQHPSINKRDILCAEFDPNLSVTPIIEIERQSEDGWGVWPNDPSDERIAYMEQLIQDSQPFNKAMWPGGDTSQTVAQKPTDIKKKSRRLKSSLKPKPSAKKQRRISSYFTRSTANSFTNQQLADIVLELSAHVTTLRSQMKRLLKLLPGEKNFTQHRQSAFNVLLARRKKKNSAKGLKVSSHDDPLATADVPLQDPPAVKTDDPLSHTSKDDPPADPFFTETLGQRGTEDPTSHTSKAFMHPTSPQRFVTVDEPLQQTSVPMDTDDHPEPLSPIISQYAAHLHVISSSTHPPSVHEQTTQQSENVHVHGGTQEILTNPEKIMLDKVMRLPMFQTASEVYDAKNHPDSPPFHHVLYQGLRIYEPLSPDPPATLPPIYDSSAPQASGQLISPTLPPIFDSSAPPPSPIRQFLLTSPQPTTPLTSPSKSSENLSGFAVHASTPNAFASTAASKSPDPEIQLSDDDFVDLRQSSPCRRHVPSLEERHLADALFRAPLIPALALITPLPKIEWELFNRTLSNHMNVYHITPSTFEFSNKLMLDLAKQKLHISTLHMDILVYMLSGRHREVLARENATLIAPYLPSYLSEIWPKFKRNKGKFKWGQKLCDLVLSPGKKWMEDIQTVYTPMLLNNNHWVALAINLDMGYVEVMDPLPSLYSDRRLARFLEPLLGTLPYNVKKVAMYEQTQFSGLKPFVWKRLTDLYVNTRSGDCGPVSMKFLEMHAHGDPAPHMSGITDATVDDIRKQYAMDIYKTIVLPSYHAPNFPSII from the exons ATGGTGAAATCGAAGTCGAAAAGAAAAGGGAAGCTCAAAAGTCAATCGTCTCCACCGCAGAACGAAATCGGAG gTTCCAACGAGGTTGATGTCCGACTTCCAGAGAGACTGTTCGCTACTGACCGGTTCCCTAGCAAGCGTCTTAACATCTACTCCTCCCCAGACATTCTTGCTTTCATTCGACATCAGCTCCGAGACTCGCCTGAGTTTGATACGATCAGGAAGTCCCCTTTTGGAAAGCTTTTTGACCTTCCTGCCCGCCAATGCCCTGTGTCTTGTAAGCTTATCCATGGTTATCTCTCTCGACAGTTGTTAGGACAACCTGATCTTACTCTTTGGTCCGCTTTCGGTGGTCATCCCACAAGATTTGGGCTTGAAGAATTTGGTACAGTCACTGGCCTCCGCTGTGGGCCTTTCCCTGTTGGCTATCACCTATCTACTGTCCAAAAGAAGGAAGATGCGAAAGGCAAAACTTGGAAGAAACTCTTCGGGAACAAGAAGAATGTAACCATCGCTTCCCTCTGCAGACAGCTTGAAAGGGATGGAAGAAGTGTTGGGATACCGAAAATGTCGGGATGGAAGAAGTTACGCCTCGCGTTGATCATCATTGTGGACGGTGTCCTGATTGCGCACAAACAAGTTCCGCAACCAACTCCTCGGTACGTCCGCATGCTTGAACACCTCCCATCCTTCTTCCAGTTTCCTTGGGGCAGAGAGTCCTTCCTCAAGACAATCTTATGCATGAAACCACCAAAGTTTGACCCCATAAAATGTCCTGATCCTGTAAAGAAACTTGTGCGTAAGCTCAAGCAGCGAACCTTTAGGCTTCAGGGTTTCCCCCTCTCACTTCAGTTGGTTGCCTTCCGCGCTATTCCTCAGCTTTTGTCTTACATACATGCTGAGGACGACCAGCTCACCATCATGGATCTCCAAGAAGGACATCTGCCCCAGCACCCCTCCATCAACAAGCGAGACATTCTCTGTGCTGAATTTGACCCTAAT CTTTCTGTCACTCCAATTATAGAAATTGAGAGACAATCTGAAGATGGATGGGGTGTCTGGCCAAACGATCCAAGTGATGAACGTATCGCATACATGGAACAGCTTATTCAAGATAGTCAACCCTTCAACAAGGCGATGTGGCCAGGCGGTGACACTTCACAGACAGTCGCTCAAAAGCCAACAGATATCAAGAAGAAATCTCGTCGCTTGAAGTCTTCACTCAAACCAAAGCCGTCAGCCAAGAAACAAAGGCGCATTAGTTCGTACTTTACGCGATCCACCGCCAATTCATTCACAAACCAACAGCTTGCAGACATCGTGCTTGAATTATCTGCCCATGTTACTACACTGAGATCTCAGATGAAACGTTTGCTGAAGTTGTTGCCCGGGGAAAAAAACTTCACTCAACATAGGCAGTCAGCTTTCAACGTTTTGCTTGCTAGGCGCAAGAAAAAGAACTCAGCCAAGGGACTCAAAGTCTCCTCTCACGATGATCCCCTAGCTACAGCAGATGTTCCTCTCCAG GATCCTCCAGCAGTGAAAACTGATGATCCGCTCTCCCATACATCAAAGGACGATCCCCCAGCTGATCCCTTCTTCACAGAA ACACTTGGACAAAGGGGAACTGAGGATCCTACATCTCACACATCAAAGGCGTTTATGCATCCTACATCTCCTCAACGCTTCGTTACAGTAGACGAACCTCTCCAGCAG ACCTCTGTACCAATGGATACCGACGATCATCCTGAACCTCTGTCCCCAATAATTAGCCAGTATGCAGCTCACCTTCACGTTATCTCCTCCTCCACCCACCCGCCTTCTGTCCACGAACAAACAACCCAACAGTCTGAAAATGTCCATGTCCACGGAGGTACTCAGGAGATTCTCACCAACCCCGAGAAGATCATGCTCGATAAAGTCATGCGGTTGCCCATGTTCCAAACAGCCTCCGAAGTATACGACGCTAAAAACCATCCAGACAGTCCACCTTTCCATCATGTCCTCTATCAGGGACTTCGGATTTACGAACCCCTAAGTCCAGATCCACCAGCCACTCTCCCACCAATATACGATTCCTCAGCACCTCAAGCTTCTGGCCAACTTATAAGCCCTACTCTCCCGCCGATATTCGACTCCTCAGCCCCTCCACCTTCTCCAATACGCCAGTTCCTCCTCACGTCTCCTCAACCTACAACACCCCTCACATCGCCAAGCAAGAGTTCAGAGAATCTGTCTGGGTTCGCAGTGCATGCATCAACACCTAACGCTTTTGCTTCTACAGCTGCGTCTAAATCACCTGATCCTGAG ATACAGCTAAGTGACGATGATTTTGTGGACCTTAGGCAATCTTCTCCATGCAGGAGGCATGTTCCGTCCTTAGAGGAACGCCACCTTGCAGATGCATTATTCAGAGCACCACTGATCCCTGCTCTTGCCCTCATCACTCCTCTTCCCAAGATCGAATGGGAGCTTTTCAACAGAACTTTATCGAATCATATGAACGT GTACCACATAACACCATCCACTTTTGAGTTCTCAAACAAACTCATGTTGGACCTTGCCAAACAAAAGCTCCACATATCAACACTA CATATGGATATACTAGTGTACATGCTGTCTGGGAGACACAGGGAAGTACTTGCACGAGAAAACGCCACCTTGATCGCACCCTACCTTCCCAGTTACCTGTCTGAAATCTGGCCGAAGTTCAAACGTAACAAGGGCAAGTTCAAATGGGGACAGAAACTTTGTGATCTCGTCCTCTCTCCTGGAAAAAAATGGATGGAAGACATACAAACTGTCTACACCCCTATGCTCTTGAACAACAACCACTGGGTTGCCCTTGCTATCAACCTCGACATGGGATACGTAGAAGTCATGGACCCCCTCCCTTCACTCTACTCTGATCGTAGACTGGCAAGATTTCTGGAGCCACTTCTAGGGACATTGCCTTACAATGTCAAGAAGGTTGCAATGTATGAGCAGACACAGTTCTCGGGTCTCAAGCCTTTTGTATGGAAGCGTCTTACGGATCTATACGTCAACACAAGATCAGGAGACTGCGGACCAGTAAGCATGAAGTTCCTTGAAATGCACGCTCATGGAGACCCTGCACCTCACATGTCTGGCATAACCGACGCAACTGTGGACGACATTAGGAAGCAATACGCTATGGACATCTACAAGACCATCGTGCTCCCCTCCTACCATGCTCCAAATTTCCCATCCATTATCTAG